A stretch of the Arachis stenosperma cultivar V10309 chromosome 6, arast.V10309.gnm1.PFL2, whole genome shotgun sequence genome encodes the following:
- the LOC130932440 gene encoding TMV resistance protein N-like, whose product MAISTRWTNHVFLSFRGDDTRKGFTDHLFASLERRGIKTFKDDHDLDKGGSISVELFKAIEESMFALIILSPNYASSTWCLDELQKILHCRSNLGQAVFPIFYGVDPSDVRYQRETFGEAFRKHEERFREDKGKVKRWRDALREVASFSGWDSKDQHEAGLVETIVDHIQKMLIPKLPTCTDKLVGVDSRIKRVISLIGMRLDDVRFVGIWGMGGIGKTTTARLVYESIKEEFQVSCFLQNIREMHEKNGLVQIQKELLSHLNVRSSNFHNFFDGKKIIANSLRNKKVLLVLDDVSELSQLENLAEKQEWFGPGSKVIITTRDKHILATHGVLKTCEIGGLFSNEALHLLSLKAFKQDEPKEGYLDLCKEVVEYTKGLPLAIEVLGSHLHGRAIEVWHSALKQIRSFPLPEIQNTLKVSYDGLNSPEQDMFLDIACFFKGMDKEEVTDMLETCGGCPKIGIEILIERNLITISATNKLQMHDLIQEMGRNIVFLESPNDPGKRSRLWSQDDIDHVLTNNKGTEAIQAIVLDIVQPYEACWSTEAFSNTNQVRLLKLCEMQLPLGLNCLPCSLKVLHWEGSPLKTLPFSNQLNELVDLNLSHSKIEQLWHGKKILKKLRFINLSFSKNLKKTLDFDGVPNLESLVLEGCTSLTEIHTSLVHHKKLVLLNLKDCKRLKAFPSKLEMCSLKDLNLSGCSELKILPEFGENMELLSMLSLEGTAITKLPSSVGSLVGLTQLKLNNCKNLVCLPDTIHKLKSLKILNVSGCSKIRSLPECLKEIKCLEELCASETAIEELPSCVFYLESLRVISFAGCKGQVSNSMEMFLPFKWLFGSQQAPTGFRLPPSVSRLCLLSSVDLSYCNLSDESIPDDFCHLSSLRILDLSGNDFVSMPSSISKLPKLEYLDINWCKKLESLPELPSSIKELDASNCASLEASKLNLSKPCNLFASPIQCHLPIQEIINRLFEGLSIPKARFDMLITGSEIPSWFVPQRCISFAKIAIPQNCPVNDWVGFALCFMLVSYADPPQVCNHEVECYLFGPKGKMFINSRNLPLMEPYCPHLYILYLSIDKFRHTIYEGGHFKEIEFVLKSYCCHSLQIVRCGSRLVCKQDVEDIFGNHS is encoded by the exons ATGGCAATCAGCACAAGATGGACCAACCATGTTTTCTTGAGTTTCAGAGGTGATGACACCAGAAAAGGCTTCACAGACCACCTTTTTGCTTCCCTTGAAAGAAGGGGTATCAAGACTTTTAAGGATGATCATGACCTTGATAAGGGAGGATCCATATCTGTGGAGCTCTTCAAGGCCATTGAAGAGTCCATGTTTGCACTCATCATCCTCTCACCAAACTATGCTTCCTCAACTTGGTGCTTAGACGAGCTCCAAAAGATTCTTCACTGCAGGAGCAATCTTGGCCAAGCTGTTTTTCCCATCTTCTATGGTGTTGATCCCTCTGATGTGAGGTATCAAAGAGAAACCTTTGGTGAAGCCTTCAGAAAACATGAAGAGAGATTCAGAGAAGACAAGGGCAAAGTGAAGAGATGGCGTGATGCCTTGAGAGAAGTTGCAAGTTTCTCTGGTTGGGACTCTAAGGATCA ACATGAAGCAGGACTAGTTGAAACAATTGTTGATCACATACAGAAAATGCTGATTCCAAAGCTGCCAACTTGCACAGATAAGCTTGTTGGGGTTGATTCTAGGATAAAGAGGGTGATTTCACTCATAGGCATGAGGTTGGATGATGTTCGCTTTGTTGGCATATGGGGCATGGGTGGCATAGGTAAGACTACAACTGCTAGATTAGTCTATGAATCAATCAAAGAGGAATTCCAAGTTAGTTGCTTTCTTCAGAACATTAGAGAGATGCATGAGAAAAATGGCTTAGTTCAAATCCAAAAGGAACTTCTTTCTCATCTTAATGTAAGAAGCAgcaattttcataatttttttgatGGGAAAAAAATAATAGCAAACTCTTTGCGCAATAAAAAGGTTCTTCTTGTTCTTGATGATGTAAGTGAATTAAGTCAATTGGAGAATTTAGCAGAGAAGCAAGAGTGGTTTGGTCCAGGTAGTAAAGTGATAATCACAACCAGAGACAAACACATTCTGGCAACACATGGAGTGCTAAAAACTTGTGAGATTGGTGGCTTATTCTCAAATGAAGCTCTTCATCTCCTCTCTTTGAAAGCCTTCAAACAAGATGAACCGAAAGAAGGGTATTTGGATTTGTGCAAAGAAGTGGTTGAATACACTAAAGGCCTTCCACTAGCAATTGAAGTGCTAGGTTCCCATCTTCATGGAAGAGCTATAGAAGTTTGGCATAGTGCTTTGAAGCAAATAAGAAGTTTTCCGCTTCCTGAGATCCAAAATACACTGAAAGTAAGTTATGATGGTTTAAATAGCCCTGAGCAAGATATGTTTCTAGATATTGCCTGTTTCTTCAAGGGCATGGATAAAGAAGAAGTTACAGATATGTTAGAAACTTGTGGTGGTTGTCCTAAAATTggaattgaaattttgattgaAAGAAATTTGATAACTATTAGTGCAACCAATAAGTTGCAGATGCATGATTTGATTCAAGAAATGGGAAGAAATATTGTATTCCTAGAATCTCCAAATGATCCAGGCAAACGTAGCAGGTTATGGTCTCAAGATGACATCGATCATGTATTGACAAATAATAAG GGGACTGAAGCCATTCAAGCTATAGTTCTAGACATAGTTCAACCATATGAAGCATGCTGGAGCACTGAAGCCTTCTCCAACACCAATCAAGTAAGATTACTCAAGTTATGTGAGATGCAACTTCCTCTTGGCCTCAATTGCCTTCCTTGTTCACTCAAAGTTCTTCATTGGGAAGGATCTCCTTTGAAAACTCTACCATTTAGTAATCAACTGAATGAACTTGTTGACCTCAATTTGTCTCATAGCAAAATTGAACAACTTTGGCATGGAAAAAAG ATTCTTAAAAAGCTAAGGTTTATCAATTTGAGTTTCTCCAAGAACCTAAAGAAAACCCTTGACTTTGATGGGGTTCCAAATCTTGAATCATTGGTTCTTGAAGGTTGTACAAGTTTAACGGAAATTCATACGTCCCTTGTACATCACAAGAAACTTGTTCTATTGAATTTGAAAGACTGCAAAAGGCTCAAAGCTTTTCCAAGTAAATTGGAGATGTGTTCATTGAAAGATTTAAATCTCTCTGGTTGCTCAGAACTGAAAATACTTCCCGAGTTTGGCGAAAACATGGAACTTCTCTCAATGCTTTCTTTAGAGGGAACTGCTATAACAAAGCTACCATCATCAGTGGGAAGTCTAGTTGGCCTTACTCAATTGAAGTTAAACAATTGCAAGAATCTTGTTTGCCTTCCAGACACCATTCATAAACTGAAGTCTCTCAAGATTTTGAATGTTTCCGGTTGCTCAAAAATTCGCAGCTTGCCGGAGTGCCTTAAGGAAATAAAGTGTTTGGAGGAACTATGTGCAAGTGAAACAGCAATAGAAGAACTCCCTTCATGTGTCTTTTATCTAGAAAGCCTCAGGGTAATCTCATTTGCTGGTTGCAAGGGGCAAGTATCTAATTCAATGGAGATGTTTCTCCCTTTTAAGTGGTTGTTTGGAAGTCAACAAGCTCCAACTGGATTTCGCTTGCCACCTTCAGTCTCCCGCTTATGCCTTTTGAGCAGTGTagatttaagttactgcaatttatcTGATGAATCAATACCAGATGACTTTTGCCATTTATCTTCATTGAGGATTCTAGATCTCTCTGGGAATGACTTTGTTAGCATGCCTAGCAGCATATCGAAACTTCCAAAGCTTGAGTATCTTGATATAAATTGGTGCAAAAAGCTTGAATCTTTGCCAGAGCTTCCATCAAGCATAAAAGAATTGGATGCAAGCAATTGTGCCTCACTTGAAGCTTCCAAATTGAATCTATCCAAGCCATGCAACCTCTTTGCATCACCTATACAATGCCACCTTCCTATACAAGAAATTATCAATCGCCTTTTTGAG GGACTTAGCAttccaaaagcaagatttgaCATGCTTATAACTGggagtgaaattccatcatggTTTGTCCCTCAAAGATGTATTTCCTTTGCAAAGATAGCAATCCCTCAAAATTGTCCTGTAAATGATTGGGTGGGATTTGCTCTGTGTTTCATGTTGGTAAGTTATGCAGATCCACCTCAAGTGTgcaatcatgaagttgaatgttATTTGTTTGGGCCTAAGGGTAAGATGTTCATCAACTCCAGGAATTTACCTCTTATGGAGCCATATTGCCCTCACCTTTATATTCTTTATCTGTCCATTGATAAATTTCGTCACACAATTTATGAAGGTGGTCACTTCAAAGAAATTGAATTTGTATTGAAAAGTTATTGCTGCCATTCATTACAAATAGTGAGGTGTGGGTCTCGATTGGTGTGCAAGCAAGATGTTGAAGATATTTTTGGAAATCATTCCTAG
- the LOC130933027 gene encoding PRA1 family protein F3-like, giving the protein MSSAAPNYTSLPSPSSSNSAAPYFVSRAATSPRRTFPTRRPWEEVFALYSFTRPISVGEATLRVKRNVDHFRLNYAMIILFILFLSLLWHPFSIIVFLVALAAWFFLYFFRDRPVELFGRVIDDRALAAVLAVVTVVAVSLTGVWLNVLVSVLVGVAVVVLHAAFRSTEDLYVDETDGYDGGGLLSFVGSPTKRTTTTTTGYHVI; this is encoded by the coding sequence ATGTCTTCCGCAGCACCCAATTACACCTCACTTCCATCGCCATCTTCATCCAACTCCGCCGCTCCTTATTTCGTCTCACGCGCCGCGACCTCACCGCGACGTACCTTCCCCACGCGCCGCCCATGGGAGGAGGTGTTCGCGCTCTACTCCTTCACGCGCCCCATTTCCGTGGGCGAGGCCACACTGCGCGTGAAGCGCAACGTCGACCACTTCCGCCTCAACTACGCCATGATCATTCTCTTCATCCTCTTCCTCAGCCTCCTATGGCACCCTTTCTCCATAATCGTGTTCCTCGTGGCCCTCGCCGCGTGGTTCTTCCTCTACTTCTTCAGGGACAGGCCGGTGGAGCTTTTCGGCCGCGTGATCGACGATAGGGCGTTGGCGGCGGTGCTCGCGGTGGTTACCGTGGTGGCGGTGTCACTCACAGGGGTGTGGCTGAACGTGCTTGTGTCCGTACTGGTTGGGGTTGCGGTGGTTGTGTTGCACGCGGCGTTCAGGAGCACCGAGGATTTGTATGTTGATGAAACCGACGGCTACGATGGTGGAGGCTTGCTTTCGTTTGTTGGAAGCCCAACTAAGAGAACAACCACAACCACCACAGGCTACCATGTAATTTAG